A single Flavobacterium sp. 1 DNA region contains:
- a CDS encoding phytase gives MIKKIMLSIGLFVLAGLSARCQTDKKRTRIASKTVVKPVFISEPVQFDSDDPSIWINKADVSKSLIIGTDKDINGGLYVFDLQGKMLKDKTVKNLKRPNNVDIAYGLELKGKPTDVAITTERLGQDLRIFSIPDMKPVDNGGIKVFENESEPDYNAPMGIAVYTAKDAKIYAIVGRKNGPKTGGYLFQYLLEDNGNGEVKATLVRKFGEYSGKKEIESIAVDNELGYVYYSDEQFGVRQYYADPAKGNEQLSLFGKTDFTEDHEGISIYKLTDTTGYILVSDQGANRFQIFSREGTKNNPFEHKYLKTVNVTAKESDGSEITSIPLNTTFKHGLFVAMSTDRTFHFYRWEDIAGKDLKTK, from the coding sequence ATGATCAAAAAAATAATGCTTTCTATAGGTTTATTTGTGCTTGCAGGGCTATCAGCGAGGTGTCAAACCGACAAAAAAAGAACCAGAATCGCCTCCAAAACCGTAGTAAAACCAGTTTTTATTTCTGAACCTGTGCAATTTGACAGTGACGATCCTTCCATTTGGATTAATAAAGCTGATGTTTCAAAAAGTTTGATTATAGGAACTGATAAAGATATAAATGGGGGACTTTATGTATTTGACCTACAAGGGAAGATGTTGAAAGATAAAACCGTTAAAAATCTAAAAAGACCCAATAATGTAGATATTGCTTATGGATTGGAACTTAAAGGAAAACCAACTGATGTTGCCATTACAACTGAAAGACTAGGCCAGGATCTTAGAATTTTTTCTATTCCGGACATGAAACCTGTCGACAACGGAGGCATCAAAGTATTTGAAAATGAATCCGAACCCGATTATAATGCTCCAATGGGTATTGCCGTTTATACCGCAAAAGATGCAAAAATATATGCCATTGTTGGTCGTAAAAATGGCCCCAAAACAGGTGGTTATCTTTTTCAATATTTATTAGAAGACAACGGGAATGGGGAAGTGAAAGCCACTTTAGTTCGCAAATTTGGAGAATACAGTGGCAAAAAAGAAATAGAATCAATTGCTGTAGATAACGAGTTAGGATATGTTTACTATTCTGATGAGCAATTTGGTGTGCGCCAGTATTATGCAGATCCAGCCAAAGGAAACGAACAATTATCCTTATTTGGCAAAACAGATTTTACTGAAGATCACGAAGGCATTTCTATTTATAAACTTACTGATACCACAGGTTATATTTTAGTATCCGATCAAGGGGCTAATCGTTTCCAGATTTTTAGCCGCGAAGGCACAAAAAACAATCCATTTGAACACAAATACTTAAAGACAGTAAATGTTACAGCCAAAGAAAGTGATGGCTCCGAAATAACCAGCATCCCTTTAAATACAACCTTTAAACATGGTTTGTTTGTTGCTATGAGTACCGATAGAACGTTTCATTTTTATCGTTGGGAAGATATCGCTGGCAAAGACTTAAAAACAAAGTAG
- a CDS encoding right-handed parallel beta-helix repeat-containing protein produces the protein MKTIFKNLIAALLLIIIITVAGCENANSDVDTNVDAGASSGEISGVWEKGTTHNITGDVIIPEGKSLTIEEGVTVIMDPVAKTEFIVKGNLYSLGTADNPVKFTIQEKDRTTDNKFGKKWGGILASKTCAELILDHTILEYGGSTTSDASTSVKLGLYKAVAGENLPALWFSNVNGKLVVTNSVIRNFQEDCTYIEGGNIIFSNNIFYTTGVSGGEAMNFKSGCLVDAAYNLIYSANTNAFKLSNAGVRTPQADIVAYNNTFVNTGWRRPTAKGGSVWVENAVIAHIHNNLFANTRFGIKRDTKSKEDARTTISNNFYYGYDQATVNQFQLSADIIGGTNEVRGTSAGQNDPGFVNYPLNNPVSSPDFDTSWDFHLKSNSIAIGKGTTNFVRHFNNPITFSNGLAYVSPAPATFIGAYGVAK, from the coding sequence ATGAAAACAATTTTTAAAAATCTTATCGCTGCTCTTTTATTAATAATTATAATAACTGTGGCAGGGTGCGAAAATGCGAATAGCGATGTAGATACCAATGTAGATGCTGGAGCTTCTTCAGGTGAAATATCAGGAGTGTGGGAAAAAGGAACTACTCACAACATTACTGGAGATGTAATTATTCCGGAAGGAAAATCGCTAACCATAGAAGAGGGTGTTACCGTAATTATGGATCCTGTGGCAAAGACCGAATTTATTGTAAAAGGTAATCTATACTCGCTGGGAACTGCTGATAATCCTGTGAAATTTACCATACAGGAAAAAGACAGAACCACAGACAATAAATTTGGTAAAAAATGGGGTGGAATTTTAGCCTCTAAAACTTGTGCCGAACTCATTTTGGACCACACAATTTTAGAATATGGAGGGAGTACTACTTCAGATGCCTCAACATCAGTAAAATTAGGATTATATAAAGCTGTTGCCGGCGAAAACTTACCTGCTTTGTGGTTTTCGAACGTAAACGGAAAATTGGTGGTAACCAATTCTGTTATTAGAAATTTTCAAGAAGACTGTACTTATATCGAAGGTGGAAATATTATTTTTTCTAATAATATTTTCTACACTACAGGGGTTTCTGGTGGTGAGGCGATGAATTTCAAATCAGGTTGTTTGGTTGACGCAGCTTACAATTTAATTTATAGTGCAAATACAAATGCTTTTAAATTATCTAATGCGGGCGTAAGAACCCCACAGGCTGATATTGTTGCCTATAACAATACTTTTGTAAATACAGGCTGGCGCAGACCAACAGCAAAAGGGGGATCAGTTTGGGTCGAAAATGCAGTAATAGCCCACATCCATAATAATTTATTTGCCAATACCCGCTTTGGTATTAAGAGAGATACTAAGAGCAAAGAAGACGCCCGCACTACTATCAGCAATAATTTTTATTATGGCTATGATCAAGCAACCGTTAATCAATTTCAACTATCTGCAGATATAATTGGTGGCACAAACGAAGTAAGAGGAACAAGTGCCGGCCAAAACGATCCGGGTTTTGTTAATTACCCACTAAACAACCCTGTAAGCAGTCCGGATTTTGATACCTCTTGGGATTTTCATTTGAAATCAAATTCAATTGCGATTGGCAAAGGAACTACTAATTTTGTGAGACATTTTAATAATCCTATCACTTTTAGTAATGGATTGGCATATGTTTCACCAGCTCCAGCAACTTTTATTGGTGCTTATGGCGTAGCTAAATAA
- a CDS encoding TonB-dependent receptor, whose product MKKFILLFTFSFFLTVSAKASTIKGYVYDAETGEPLVGASLSLTNGKQNAITGLDGSFKLSELSSGIYTLKISYVNYISISKEITIDKEGSQDLKFYLQPESKSLDEVVVNSIGGANEEHTARRLEKENIQVVNIVSAKAIEISPDLTVANVIQRVSGVSIERNSNGDGQYAIIRGMDKRYNYTLINGVKIPSPDNKYRYVPLDIFPSDLLDRLEVYKTLTPNMEGDAIGGAVNMVMKDAPAAKSLFSVNISEGYNQIFFDRKFMGYGYDEINKKSPYEVNPKGYQATSQDFPKGTLAYIYSNPPPNFLSNISLGKRFFDNKFGVLIAGSYQNSYRGSNSTLYNTQLVGTDEYASIVNKNYREYSEQQKRYGVQAKADYQFNPSNKISLYSVFLNLDNIQTRNTLTTDYSSEYHPEIGSAKLVYATRTRFTKQQIYNNTLQGNHTLLNDKFKIHWSGAYSFASNQVPDNTTINVNGEEKNYVSTRTKLAINPITHRWERNTDEDLAGYLDLTYTLPLFGGNIDLSAGGLYRDKQRSSFYNNYTLAPTNPNATYDVDFTDYTQLDLVVSNPTGAVSNSLTYDASEKTAAGYGMFNFKTEKWQAIGGVRIENTDQGYNLLFPAGETRPTGNQIYTYTLPSLTLKYFLSDKQQLHASYFRSLNRPGFYEIVPSKVVNEEYQERGNPDLKPSVADNYDFRYEFFPKAGSQLFLGTFYKNIKDPIEYTFLADATRGQDTYYSPGNFGTAKNFGIELDYITFFNKIGFKVNYTYTDSKITTPKDKKVLDANGNLQKISVMQTRPLYGQSAHIANASILYKDSKKGWDAQISVAYTGPRINTVSQFVNNDLWQEGFVQMDASIEKQFKSKFSIYVKANNILNTPNRLFIKGTNAANANIAENNLEYNGRTLIRDDYYGQSYLIGVRYKY is encoded by the coding sequence ATGAAAAAATTTATACTTCTTTTTACATTTTCTTTTTTCCTTACAGTATCTGCAAAAGCATCGACTATTAAAGGTTATGTTTATGATGCGGAAACAGGAGAACCTTTGGTTGGTGCTTCACTTTCGTTGACAAACGGCAAGCAAAACGCCATTACTGGACTTGATGGTTCTTTTAAACTTAGCGAATTATCCTCTGGAATTTATACATTAAAAATTAGTTATGTTAATTATATAAGTATTTCGAAAGAAATTACAATTGATAAAGAAGGTTCTCAAGATTTAAAATTTTACTTACAGCCTGAAAGTAAATCATTAGATGAAGTCGTTGTAAATAGTATAGGTGGTGCCAATGAAGAACATACAGCCCGAAGATTAGAGAAAGAAAATATCCAAGTCGTAAATATTGTATCTGCTAAAGCAATAGAGATATCCCCAGATCTTACCGTAGCTAATGTAATTCAACGTGTTTCAGGTGTTTCGATAGAAAGGAATAGTAATGGAGACGGACAATATGCTATTATTAGAGGAATGGATAAGCGATACAACTACACGCTAATTAATGGAGTGAAAATTCCGAGTCCTGATAATAAGTATCGTTATGTTCCTTTAGATATTTTTCCTTCTGACTTACTAGACCGATTGGAAGTTTATAAAACATTAACTCCAAATATGGAGGGTGATGCCATAGGCGGTGCCGTAAATATGGTAATGAAAGATGCGCCGGCAGCTAAATCGCTTTTCAGTGTTAATATTTCTGAAGGATACAACCAGATTTTTTTTGACAGGAAATTCATGGGCTACGGATACGATGAGATTAACAAAAAATCTCCTTATGAAGTAAATCCTAAGGGCTATCAAGCTACTTCTCAAGATTTTCCAAAAGGGACATTAGCTTATATTTACTCAAATCCACCACCCAATTTTTTATCTAACATTTCATTAGGTAAAAGGTTTTTTGATAACAAATTTGGTGTGCTTATTGCGGGCAGTTATCAAAATTCTTATCGAGGCAGTAACTCTACACTATACAATACCCAACTTGTTGGTACGGATGAGTATGCCAGCATTGTCAACAAAAATTACCGAGAATATTCGGAACAGCAAAAAAGATACGGTGTACAAGCAAAGGCAGATTACCAATTCAATCCATCTAACAAAATTAGTTTATACAGTGTGTTCTTAAATCTTGATAATATTCAGACCAGAAATACGCTTACTACCGATTATAGTTCCGAGTATCACCCGGAAATTGGTAGCGCAAAATTGGTTTACGCTACACGAACACGTTTTACAAAGCAGCAAATTTACAACAACACTTTACAAGGAAATCATACCTTATTGAACGATAAATTCAAAATTCATTGGTCAGGAGCTTACTCTTTTGCCAGTAATCAAGTTCCAGACAATACCACTATTAATGTTAATGGCGAAGAGAAAAACTATGTAAGTACCCGTACAAAACTAGCTATCAACCCTATTACGCATCGCTGGGAGCGCAATACAGATGAAGATTTAGCGGGATATTTAGATTTAACTTATACTCTGCCGTTATTTGGCGGTAATATCGATTTATCAGCTGGAGGTCTTTACAGAGATAAGCAACGAAGCAGTTTTTACAATAATTATACTTTGGCACCAACAAATCCGAATGCTACTTATGATGTAGATTTTACAGATTATACGCAACTGGATTTAGTAGTAAGTAATCCAACAGGGGCAGTAAGCAACTCTTTAACTTATGATGCAAGTGAAAAAACAGCTGCTGGTTACGGAATGTTTAATTTTAAAACAGAAAAGTGGCAAGCAATTGGAGGTGTTCGTATAGAGAACACCGACCAAGGTTACAATCTGCTTTTTCCTGCCGGTGAAACTCGTCCAACAGGAAACCAAATTTACACCTACACTTTGCCTAGCTTAACTTTAAAATATTTCTTAAGCGATAAACAACAATTACATGCTTCTTATTTCCGCTCTTTAAATCGTCCTGGATTTTATGAAATTGTACCAAGCAAAGTGGTTAACGAAGAATATCAAGAAAGAGGTAATCCCGACTTAAAGCCTTCAGTTGCTGATAATTACGACTTTAGGTATGAGTTTTTTCCAAAAGCAGGCTCGCAATTATTTTTGGGTACTTTTTATAAAAACATTAAAGATCCTATCGAGTACACTTTCTTGGCCGATGCTACTCGTGGACAAGATACTTACTATAGCCCGGGCAACTTTGGTACAGCAAAAAACTTCGGAATAGAATTAGACTATATCACCTTTTTCAACAAGATTGGTTTTAAAGTAAACTATACCTATACCGACTCTAAAATTACTACACCTAAGGATAAAAAAGTCTTAGATGCTAACGGAAATTTACAAAAAATATCAGTAATGCAAACTAGACCGCTTTATGGTCAATCAGCTCATATTGCCAATGCTTCTATACTTTATAAAGACAGCAAAAAAGGCTGGGATGCTCAAATTTCTGTTGCCTATACTGGCCCTCGCATCAATACTGTTTCCCAATTTGTAAATAATGATTTATGGCAAGAAGGATTTGTACAAATGGATGCTTCGATTGAAAAACAATTTAAATCAAAATTTAGCATTTATGTAAAGGCAAATAATATCTTAAACACTCCAAACAGGTTATTTATAAAAGGCACAAACGCAGCAAACGCCAACATTGCAGAAAACAATTTAGAATATAATGGCAGAACACTGATAAGGGACGATTATTATGGTCAAAGCTATCTTATTGGCGTACGTTACAAATATTAG
- the pckA gene encoding phosphoenolpyruvate carboxykinase (ATP), producing the protein MDNYALFTKSISLKELGIENATIQYQLSPNELHDITIQSGQGLENNTGALAINTGEFTGRSPQDRFIVKDSITEDKVWWGKVNIPFEPTAFDALYKKVTAYLSNKEVFVRDSYVCADENYKLNVRVVTETAWANLFCHNMFLRLTNDELANFTPEWTVICAPGFLADPSVDGTRQSNFAILDFTKKIALIGGTGYTGEMKKGIFSALNFILPVFKNTLPMHCSANVGEDGNTAIFFGLSGTGKTTLSADPDRKLIGDDEHGWTNENTVFNFEGGCYAKVINLTEENEPDIFRAIKKGAILENVVFKAGTNEVDFQDISITQNTRVSYPIEHIDNIQPGSIGKNPKNIFFLTADAYGILPPISKLTAGQAAYHFISGYTAKVAGTEAGITEPQPNFSACFGAPFMPLHPTKYAEMLSTKMKEANVKVWLINTGWTGGPYGTGSRMKLKYTRAMITAALKGELDSVEFVNHDVFGIAIPQSCPNVPSEILNPRNTWEDPALYNTKATELAHKFEANFAKFKEFANAEILAGAPIA; encoded by the coding sequence ATGGACAATTACGCTTTGTTTACGAAATCGATTTCGTTAAAAGAACTAGGAATTGAAAATGCTACAATTCAGTATCAGCTAAGCCCGAATGAGTTACATGACATTACGATCCAATCAGGACAGGGACTCGAAAACAATACTGGAGCATTAGCAATTAACACTGGAGAGTTTACTGGACGTTCTCCACAAGATCGTTTCATCGTTAAAGACAGTATTACCGAGGATAAAGTTTGGTGGGGTAAAGTAAATATTCCTTTTGAGCCTACTGCTTTTGATGCACTTTATAAAAAAGTAACAGCTTACTTATCAAATAAAGAAGTTTTTGTTAGAGACTCTTATGTTTGTGCCGATGAAAATTACAAATTGAATGTACGTGTAGTTACAGAAACTGCTTGGGCTAATTTATTTTGCCACAACATGTTTTTGAGACTTACAAATGACGAATTAGCAAATTTCACTCCAGAATGGACTGTGATTTGCGCACCTGGATTTCTGGCCGATCCTTCTGTTGACGGAACACGCCAAAGCAATTTTGCCATTTTGGATTTTACAAAAAAAATAGCGTTAATTGGAGGCACAGGTTATACAGGCGAAATGAAAAAAGGAATCTTTTCGGCATTGAACTTCATCTTGCCTGTTTTCAAAAACACTTTGCCAATGCATTGTAGTGCCAATGTTGGAGAAGATGGAAATACCGCTATATTCTTTGGATTATCTGGAACTGGAAAAACAACCTTATCTGCAGATCCTGACAGAAAACTAATTGGTGATGATGAACACGGATGGACAAATGAAAATACTGTTTTCAATTTTGAAGGTGGCTGTTATGCCAAAGTAATTAATCTTACAGAGGAAAATGAGCCAGATATTTTTAGAGCTATCAAAAAAGGAGCTATTCTTGAAAATGTAGTTTTCAAAGCTGGAACCAATGAAGTAGATTTTCAAGATATTTCTATTACACAAAACACAAGAGTAAGTTATCCAATTGAGCATATTGATAATATTCAGCCAGGTTCTATTGGTAAAAATCCAAAAAATATTTTCTTCTTAACGGCCGATGCCTATGGTATTTTGCCTCCAATTTCGAAACTGACAGCTGGACAAGCAGCTTATCATTTTATATCAGGATACACTGCAAAAGTTGCCGGAACTGAAGCTGGCATAACAGAACCTCAGCCTAACTTTTCGGCTTGTTTTGGTGCTCCATTCATGCCTTTGCATCCAACAAAATATGCCGAAATGCTAAGTACAAAAATGAAAGAAGCCAATGTAAAAGTTTGGCTAATCAACACAGGATGGACTGGTGGGCCTTATGGAACAGGAAGCCGAATGAAATTGAAATATACTCGCGCAATGATTACTGCTGCCTTAAAAGGAGAATTAGATTCAGTTGAGTTTGTGAACCACGACGTATTTGGAATTGCAATTCCGCAATCTTGTCCAAACGTCCCTAGTGAAATTTTAAATCCCAGAAATACTTGGGAAGATCCAGCATTATACAATACAAAAGCTACCGAATTGGCTCATAAATTCGAAGCTAATTTTGCAAAATTTAAAGAATTTGCTAATGCTGAGATATTAGCAGGAGCACCGATTGCATAG
- a CDS encoding DUF423 domain-containing protein: MDKKIISTAAILGMIAIILGAFGAHGLKKVLTFEQLATFETGVRYQMYHALFLLFIGTTTLINQKLKKTILNLTIIGVLFFSGSIYLLATNSLTPIDFKVIGFITPIGGLFLIISWFLLFFDLIKPIKKKNKT; this comes from the coding sequence ATGGATAAGAAAATAATTTCGACCGCAGCAATTTTGGGTATGATTGCAATAATTTTAGGTGCTTTTGGTGCACATGGTCTAAAAAAAGTTCTCACTTTTGAACAGCTTGCCACATTCGAAACAGGAGTACGGTATCAAATGTACCATGCTTTGTTTTTATTATTTATTGGAACAACGACTTTAATTAATCAAAAATTAAAAAAAACAATCCTCAATTTGACCATAATTGGTGTCCTATTTTTTTCAGGTTCCATTTATCTATTGGCAACCAATTCATTGACTCCAATTGACTTTAAGGTGATTGGCTTCATTACTCCTATTGGAGGGTTATTTCTTATTATTTCATGGTTCTTACTGTTTTTTGACTTAATAAAGCCGATAAAAAAGAAAAACAAAACATAA
- a CDS encoding saccharopine dehydrogenase family protein: MRTVLIIGAGRSASSLIQYLLNKSVEEDLHLIIGDLSLALAQKKTNNHPNATPIALNIFEKNQRKTAIQKADIVISMLPAHLHIEIAKDCVVYKKHLVTASYISDAMQQLDVLAKENNLIFMNEIGLDPGIDHMSAMKVIDEIRDQGGKMLLFESFCGGLVAPESDNNLWNYKFTWAPRNVVLAGQGGTAKFIQEGAYKYIPYVNLFRRTEFLEVEGYGKFEAYSNRDSLKYRSVYGLDDVLTLYRGTIRRVGFSKAWNMFVQLGMTDDSYIMENSENMSYREFVNSFLPYHPTDSVEIKMRLILKIDQDDIMWDKLLELDLFNRNKKVGLKNATPAQILEKILTDSWTLQPHDKDMIVMYHKFGYVINGEEKQIDSKMVCIGEDQIYTAMAKTVGLPVAMAALLILNGKITTPGVQLPIRNEVYLPILKELEEFGVVFNEQMMPYVGYNPDKVFS; this comes from the coding sequence ATGAGAACAGTTCTAATTATAGGGGCAGGAAGATCCGCTTCATCTTTGATACAATATCTTTTAAATAAATCGGTAGAGGAGGATTTGCATCTTATTATTGGAGATTTGTCTTTGGCTTTAGCCCAAAAGAAGACAAACAATCATCCCAATGCGACTCCTATCGCTTTAAATATATTTGAAAAAAATCAAAGAAAAACGGCTATCCAAAAAGCCGATATTGTTATTTCGATGCTACCGGCTCATCTTCATATTGAAATAGCTAAGGATTGTGTTGTATATAAAAAACATCTCGTAACGGCTTCCTACATTAGTGACGCCATGCAACAATTGGATGTGCTTGCCAAAGAGAATAACCTGATTTTCATGAATGAAATTGGACTTGATCCAGGAATTGATCACATGAGCGCGATGAAAGTGATTGACGAGATTAGAGATCAAGGAGGCAAAATGCTTTTGTTTGAATCTTTTTGCGGAGGGCTTGTTGCACCTGAATCAGATAATAATCTTTGGAACTATAAATTTACTTGGGCACCAAGAAATGTAGTTCTTGCTGGTCAAGGCGGAACTGCTAAATTCATACAGGAAGGCGCTTACAAATACATTCCGTATGTGAATTTATTTAGAAGAACCGAATTTCTAGAAGTAGAAGGATATGGCAAATTTGAAGCGTATTCAAATAGGGATTCTCTTAAGTACAGAAGCGTTTATGGTCTTGATGACGTGCTTACTTTGTATAGAGGAACGATTCGAAGAGTTGGTTTTTCCAAAGCTTGGAATATGTTCGTGCAATTAGGCATGACTGATGATAGCTATATCATGGAAAACTCAGAAAACATGAGTTATCGGGAATTTGTAAATTCCTTTCTTCCATATCATCCAACGGATTCGGTTGAAATAAAAATGAGGCTGATTCTAAAAATCGACCAAGATGATATCATGTGGGACAAGCTTTTGGAATTGGATTTATTTAATCGCAATAAAAAAGTGGGATTGAAAAATGCCACACCCGCACAAATTTTAGAAAAAATATTGACCGATAGTTGGACCTTACAGCCTCATGACAAGGATATGATAGTGATGTATCACAAGTTTGGATATGTTATCAACGGTGAAGAAAAACAGATCGATTCCAAAATGGTTTGTATCGGAGAAGATCAAATCTATACAGCGATGGCAAAAACAGTTGGATTGCCTGTTGCAATGGCGGCTTTATTAATTTTGAATGGCAAAATTACAACTCCCGGAGTACAGCTTCCGATTCGGAATGAAGTGTATCTGCCAATTTTGAAAGAATTAGAAGAATTTGGAGTTGTTTTTAATGAACAAATGATGCCTTATGTGGGATATAATCCTGATAAGGTTTTTAGTTAA
- a CDS encoding M56 family metallopeptidase, producing MIDFLFKSSISLLALLLFYHLVLEKEKMHRFNRFYLLFSIVFSFVIPFITIEVIDESSDTLVQTNTVMTGTATMVTVQETTNHTTIIVWSIYGLITLLLLFRFMKNILKINSKIKSNTIIDYKNAKLVLLKEKTLLHTFWNSIFINETDYHNRKIEAELYTHELIHVTQKHTLDILFIEILKTLFWFNPIFIFYKKAIQLNHEFLADEQVVNAHNDVPFYQNLLLSKANENQPFYLTSNLNYSVAKKRLIMMTKTVSKTKIILYKIALLPLFSGLIFFICVESVAQEKSVSSKSNTQTQKSITQPVSKDKLRDAYYAGVQIIVKDNNKRTIIDKKYEELTLAEKNRFLNYVPSPKIKKTPTEKEFNNWKNEKNFAIWLDEKNIPNSELNQYSTKDIAYFSGSFIYKNARTKKHPQLHQFHLYTHSYFDENLKDSHLKFSGKELRITVMDKKQKKAQPTETKPIKIQENEIHNLAQISDKPEFPGGIEKFYQFVGTNFKTPSEPNLKGKVYITFIIEKDGSLSDFKILRDIGYGTGDEAIRVLKLSPKWIPGKIDGNPVKVMYSLPITIQSAN from the coding sequence ATGATTGACTTTTTATTCAAATCCTCCATCAGCCTGCTGGCACTTTTACTCTTTTATCATTTGGTATTAGAAAAAGAAAAAATGCACCGCTTCAATAGGTTTTACTTGCTTTTTAGTATTGTATTTTCGTTTGTCATTCCATTCATAACTATTGAAGTTATTGATGAATCTTCAGATACATTAGTGCAAACCAATACCGTTATGACCGGAACAGCTACGATGGTAACTGTGCAGGAAACCACCAATCATACAACAATTATCGTTTGGAGCATATATGGTTTGATTACTCTGTTATTGCTGTTTCGCTTTATGAAAAACATTCTAAAAATAAATTCCAAAATAAAATCGAACACAATTATTGATTATAAAAATGCAAAATTAGTTTTACTCAAGGAAAAAACCTTGCTGCATACTTTCTGGAACAGCATCTTTATCAATGAAACTGATTACCACAATCGAAAAATTGAAGCCGAATTATATACACACGAATTGATACACGTAACTCAAAAACATACTTTGGATATTTTGTTTATTGAAATATTGAAAACGCTGTTTTGGTTTAATCCAATTTTTATTTTTTACAAAAAAGCCATACAGCTTAATCACGAATTTCTCGCCGATGAGCAAGTGGTAAACGCCCATAATGACGTCCCGTTTTACCAAAATTTATTGCTATCGAAAGCAAACGAGAACCAACCTTTTTACTTGACCAGTAATTTAAACTATTCTGTTGCCAAAAAACGATTAATTATGATGACAAAAACCGTTTCGAAAACAAAAATAATCCTTTATAAAATAGCACTTTTGCCTTTATTTTCCGGGCTTATTTTCTTTATATGCGTTGAAAGTGTTGCTCAAGAAAAATCCGTTTCTTCTAAAAGCAATACTCAAACTCAAAAAAGTATCACTCAACCAGTCTCAAAAGACAAATTAAGAGATGCATATTATGCAGGAGTCCAAATAATCGTCAAGGATAACAACAAACGCACAATAATAGACAAGAAATATGAAGAATTAACTTTGGCAGAAAAAAATAGATTTTTAAACTACGTTCCTTCTCCAAAAATTAAAAAAACTCCAACAGAAAAAGAATTCAATAATTGGAAAAATGAAAAGAATTTTGCAATCTGGCTTGACGAAAAAAACATTCCTAACTCAGAATTAAACCAATATTCAACAAAAGATATCGCATATTTTTCGGGAAGTTTTATTTATAAAAACGCTCGAACAAAAAAACATCCTCAATTACATCAGTTTCATTTATACACCCATTCTTACTTTGATGAAAATTTAAAAGATTCACACCTAAAATTCTCTGGAAAGGAACTAAGAATAACAGTAATGGATAAAAAACAAAAAAAGGCACAACCGACTGAAACAAAACCAATAAAAATTCAGGAAAACGAAATTCACAATCTTGCTCAAATATCCGACAAACCAGAATTCCCAGGTGGAATAGAGAAGTTTTATCAATTTGTCGGTACAAATTTTAAAACTCCTTCAGAGCCTAATCTAAAAGGAAAAGTATATATAACCTTTATAATAGAAAAAGACGGCAGCTTAAGTGATTTCAAAATCTTAAGAGATATCGGCTACGGAACGGGTGACGAAGCAATACGTGTTTTGAAATTGAGTCCAAAATGGATTCCTGGAAAAATCGACGGCAATCCCGTTAAAGTAATGTACAGCCTGCCAATAACTATTCAATCAGCCAATTAA
- a CDS encoding BlaI/MecI/CopY family transcriptional regulator → MQLSNSEEQLMEHLWQLEKAFMKDLLKAYPKPKPATTTVATLLKRMIDKKFVAYNEFGNSREYYPLVKKTDYFSKHVNGLISNFFNNSASQFASFFTKETNLSASELEELKKIIDSEIQKKKK, encoded by the coding sequence ATGCAACTATCCAACTCCGAAGAACAATTAATGGAACATCTTTGGCAACTCGAAAAAGCATTCATGAAAGATTTACTCAAGGCGTATCCAAAACCAAAACCGGCCACAACAACGGTTGCCACTTTGCTAAAGAGAATGATTGACAAAAAATTCGTTGCTTACAACGAATTTGGAAACTCACGGGAATATTATCCTTTGGTCAAAAAAACCGATTATTTCTCAAAACACGTAAACGGATTGATTAGCAATTTCTTCAATAATTCGGCTTCACAATTTGCTTCTTTCTTCACTAAAGAGACCAATTTATCGGCATCGGAATTGGAAGAACTCAAAAAAATAATAGACAGTGAAATCCAAAAAAAGAAAAAATGA